The following DNA comes from Oxyura jamaicensis isolate SHBP4307 breed ruddy duck chromosome 12 unlocalized genomic scaffold, BPBGC_Ojam_1.0 oxy12_random_OJ101659, whole genome shotgun sequence.
CGGCACGGGCAGGCCCCGTCCTCCATGGAGCACCTGGGGTGACCGTCCTGTCCCTCCGTCTGTCCTTCTGTCCGGCTCTGCCCTCAcctgtccctccctccctgcacccCTCCCTCCATCTCCAGGGTTGGAGAccccctccctccatccccttctctccccagccctgtccccatcgccccctccctgcctgaccccccagccctgtcctcaTCCCCGTCCCACCCGGTCCCCGTGCCCGGCCGTGGGACCCCACCGGTTGCTGTAGGCTCCCCCGAAGTCGCAGGAGCAGGGCCGGCAGCCCCCCACGTCGTAGCTGAGGCCCCAGAACTCGGGCTGCAGCGAGATGGGGGAGATGTGGGGCAGGCGTGGGGCCGGCCGGGCCCTGGGGGGTGCCGGGCCAGGGAGCAGGGTGCGTGGGGCAGGGCCGTGGGGCCGAGGCACTCACCACGCACTGGCTGCAGGAGCGCCCGGCCACGAAGCGCTTGCAGTAGCAGTCCCCGCTGATGGGGTCGCAGGGGGAGCTGCCCGCCACCGTGCCCCGCGGGTCGCACCGGCACGCTGCCCGCCACACgcgcgtgcacacacacacgatGAGCTGGCACACGGCACCACagcccccccaaaccccacagTGCTCCCAGAGGTGTTCAGCGACAGCCCCACAGCTCTCCCTCATTGTTCCATGCCCTTTGGTCCCCCACCactccatccccatcccagcccctccatcccaacccctccatccccatcccaacccctccatccccatcctcaCTGCTCCATCCTTCCATCCCCACTTCTCCATTTCCATCTCTTCATTCCTcacccctccatccccatcccagcccctccatccccatcctcaCCTCTCCATCCCCCTCCCAAACACCCCATCCCAacccctccatccccatcccaacccctccatccccatcccaacccctccacccccagccccagccccctgccccctgcccacccccagtCCCAGCTCACGCTGGCAGCCCTGTGGGTCTCCCTGGCTGAGGCCGTAGGCTCCGTGCCGGCAGCGGTCGCAGCGGGGCCCGGCCACGTTCTCCTTGCAGCGGCACTGCCCCGCGATCATGCCCAGCGCCACGTCCGTGTGCGCGTCGCAGGCGCCCCCGTCCAGCGAGCCCGCGGGGTCGCAGTCACACGCTGCGGGGACACCAcgggagctggggctggcggcaccgggggggcgtggggccgggggtggTCGGGGCCGGGGGCACTCACGGGCGCAGGCGGTGGGAGCGCGGATGTCGGAGCGCGGGTGCCGGTAGTAGAAGGGCTTGCAGAGGTGGCAGCGGCGGCCCATGGTGTTGTGCTGGCAGCCGTCGCACACGGCCCCGCTGCTGTTCCCCGTGGCCAGGAACACGGCCATGTCGAAGTGGCAGCGCCGCGAGTGCTCGTTGCAGTCGCACCCTGCGGGGACACCACCGCGGCATGGCACgcggcacccccagcccccaaatcctccagcagcagcagcaccccccgTCCCCAAACCCAAGCCACCGTACGCGGGATGCCGAAACCCCCAAGCAGATGTGCCGGGCCCCCAGACCCCCTGGCAGAGTGCACGGGACCCCATTCCCAGCCCATGGGAGCAGGGTGGCTGAGTGCCGCGGCGCCAGCACCAGCGCGGGGCACTCACGGCGGCAGGCGTTGGTGCTGGAGCCCTCGGCCGGGCGCCAGGGCAGGTCGTGGTAGAAATCCTCGCAGCGCTCGCAGTTGAGGCCCTGCGTGTGGTGCTTGCAGACGCAGCGCCCGTGCACCTGCCAGGACACCGCGGTGAGGGGCTGCGGGACCGGGCACCGCATCCGCCCCGCTCCGGCAGGGCACGAGGGCTGCCGGCTCACTTACCATGCCGTCGGCAGTGGTGGGGGCCCCGCTGAGCGGGGCGCACTCCGAGGCGTGCCCGTAGCAGAAGCAGTTCCCGCGCAGCACCAGCTCGTACAGCGCGTAGTAGTACTTCTCCCGGATCTCCCGCCGCGAgtccagcaggtcgtcccccagcgTGTGCAGCTTGGTGAGGTTCACCCGCAGGTTGGTGACGCGCAGCAGgtctgggcagggcaggaggcagcggtGGCACGGGGCGGCCGGGCTGCTCACGGCTCCGCTTGCCCGTGCCCCCTGCGTGCCGTCGCGCCGGGCTGCGCGTGGCCGAGCGCCGTGGGGCTCCTGTGCACGCGGTCGCTGCGCCGTGCGCAACGCGCCGGGgtcccagcagggcaggacGGCTCCCCGGGGATTGCAGCTTCCCAGCATCTCAGCCCTGCAGATTCCTCTCCCAGCCTAAATTTAGCCCTGGCTGGATGATTAACCCACGGCGTCCTGCTCCTGGTCCGATTCCTCTGCCCGCTACCACCCCCGTCCTGTCCATCTGCTCGGCGCTGGGCTGGGCACCTGCACGGCCGCCCCCGTTTCCCTTCGCTGGGCACCCTGCGGTGCCACCCGCACCCCGGGGCCAGCCGGCAGCCCCAGTGGGCTGGCTCCGTCCCCCAGCCCGCCGCGGGGCTCAGGGCAAGGGGAAAGCAGCCAAAATAGCGGCACCCAAAATAGAGCAGACAGGCGGGAGCCGGGGCTGGAGACTCACCCTGGATGGCAGGGCTGTAGGGGTCGCGGATGGGGATGGCGGGGTCCAGCACGCGGTAGATGACCTGCGGGGAGAAAGAGGGCGGTGAAGGGCTGGCAGGGTCCCCGAACCATCCCCCGGCACCGCCAGGGGCCTCACCTCCCCCTCGGTGGAGGGCTCGATGTCAGAGTAGCGGGACTCGCAGACGACGTCGTCGATGCGGCGCGGGGGCCCGCGGGGGACGTGGGGGAAGGCGGCGGCGCAGTCGTAGGCGAAGTAGCGGTACACCTTCCAGCTGCGCCCGAAGTCGGCCGAGCGCTCCACCAGCATGGCGGCAGGGCGGAAGGTCTGCGGGGCACGCAGCTGGGACGGGCGCCCGCGGGCTGCGGGGTCCCTCCCGTGccctcccgtcccctcccgtCCCGTCtccccccccggcacccaccTTGAAGGTCATGATGAGGTGGGTGAAGTGGAACTCAGCCTCCAGGTCCAGCTGGATGCTGACGTGCTCCACGCCTGCGTGGGGGTGGCACCCGTGACTGCGGGACCCCGGGGGACCCCGGCAGCCGGGGCTCGCCCTGCCTGGCCGTGGCGCAGGGGCGCGTCCGCGCCGGCTGAGTCACGGCTTCCTCGGCGTGGGAGGACGGGAAGCGGAGCCCCCCAGGGACGCCCCGCCGCCCCCGTCGGGCACTCACCGTTCTCCGACTGCCACCAGGCTTTCTTGGGGCGGGGGGCGAAGGTGGTGACCACGTTCTCGATGCGGTGGCTGTCGGCGTTGCTGCGGGCGTCGTAGGGGCGCCGCGAGTCGCAGACGAAGCACTTCTTCTCCTCCTGCGAGCGGAGCGGGACGGGGTTGGCGGTGACCACGAGCCACCCCGTGCCCTGTCCCGTGTCCCCGTGCCGCTCACCTGGAGGTGGCTGACGATGCAGTAGGGCTGGGGTCGCCGCAGCCCGCAGGTGGACGAGGCGCTCAGGCGGGGGGCTCGCCCCACCAGCAGGTCCCCGGTGGCCGGGTAGCAGCTGCCTCGGGCGCAGCCCTGGGGGGCGtcgggggcggcggcggaggcggctCCCCCGGGCCCTGCGTGGGCAGCGGGCTGCTGAGGCCGGGTCCCCCCCTTCCCCGTCCCCTTCCCCCGGCTGCTCCCGGGCCGGGAGTGCAGCCCTGCCGGGGCCCCTTCCGCGACCGCCCGGAAATGCCCCGCCGGGACCGgacccccgcccgccgccgggccccgctccAGCACCGGGGGGATCCCGGGGGGAGTCCCGGGCCGGGGGGCGCGCACTCACCGGCCACCAGCGgggcgaggaagaggaggaggaggaaggcggcgGGGGCGCGCATGGCGGCGGGGGGGAGCGCGCGGGGGGCGCTGGGCAGGTGGCACCCAAAGGGGGGGGTCCGTGGGGTGCCGGTGGGGGGTCCCGTGGGGTCCCGCCGCCCCTCTCCAAAGTTGGCCGCGGGCGCAGCGCTCGGGGCTGCGCGGACAGCGCGGGGCGGGTCCCGGCAGGGGCGGCCcacgcggggccgggccggggccgtgcccgccCTGCCGGAGGCGGGGGGCTCCGCGGGGATCGGCCACGCGTGACCGCGGCgtgggggtttggggggggcgGCGATGGGCCGGACACGGGAAGCCGGGGCTCAGGGCTTTATTTGCAGGTGCAGCCGCGCTACAGACGCCCACGGGCTCTTTCCACGCGGCGTGGGGCCGTGTCCCGCGTGGGGCCGGGAGGGTTGCttggcacggcccggcccggcccggccccgcggagcTCTCTAGCAGGTGGCGTAAGCGTTGGCCCGCTCCTGgatctcctgcagcagccccgagACCTGCCGCTCCAGCGCCTGCAGCTGCGTCGCCTTGGCCGTCATCGCCTGCTCGTTGGCCCCGAagtgctgctccagctctgcgGGGACAGGCAGCGTGGGCGCAGCGCAGGTGGCACCCCctgtccctccctgccacccTCACCCACGGGGACACGTCCTGGGGTGTTCCGGGTGGGACGCGGGGAGCACGAGGGGAGACGTGCAAGGGGAGGTGGGCACTGAGCGGGGTCTGGGTGATGGGGAATGGCCCGCCCCGTGTCGCCCCCTTACCTTCCAGcttcttcttgctgctgttggcCTTGTCCAGGAGGTCCCGGGCCTCCGCCGTCAGCTGTGTCACACGCTGCAGGGCCCCGCCGGACACCCCGGCCAGCCCGCTCACCCGGCCCTTCAGCAGCACGTAGCGCTGCGTCACCTGCTCCAGGTCCTGCGAGCACAGGGGCACGGTGAGGCTGAGCGTCCCGCACCTCTACCCGCccgctgcagggctggggctcaccTGGCTCAGCGTCCCCGAGGCGGCGGTGGCACGCTGCGCCCCCTCCTTGGCTTCCTGGGCCAGGCGCCGTGCGCCCTGTCCCCGCTCCTGCACGGCGGCGACGCGCTGTGccagctcccgcagccgccGCTGCAGCCGTgactccttcccctgcagcgCCTGCAGCTTGCGCTCCGCCTGGGCGGGCACGGGCATGGGCTGCTGGCGGGCACCGCGAGACGCCGTGCCCGAAACACCGGCCCTGCATCACCCCGTGCCCCTAGGGTACCTGTGGCACCGGCCCCATTACCGCTGCCGTGCCCACAGCGAGCAATGCCGTACATTGCTCTCCCCATGTACCTACCCCGTTACCCACAACGTGCCGCAGCGCTGACCCCATTACCCCCCGTGCACCCAAAGCACCCACCCCACTTGTCCCCCATCCCCAATATCTCCCCAGCGTtcccgcagccctgctgcccctcacCTCCCTGGCGCTGCTCTCGGCGGCCCGGATGGTGTCCTTGGCGCTCTGCAGGGCGCTCCCTGCCACCGTCACCTGCGCCTGTGCCATCTGCAGCACGCGCTGCGTCCCTGCCAGCTCGTCCCTCACGCCCTCCGCTCGCTCCCTGCGGTGGCATCAGCAGCCGGGGTCTCCCACGGGTCTTGCAGGAcagcccccagacccctgccCAGCTGGCACATCCCCACCGCTCACCGGGCGtcctgtccctgtgccagcagctctttcgctgcagccagcccctgcgCCGTGCTGTTCAGCACCGCGTCCACTCCGTCCAGCTGCCCGATGCTCTCCTGaatctcctgcagcagctcctggatccggccggggctgctgggcagggagatGTTCAGCACGTGCCGGGCCACCAGCTCGATGCTGCCTGGGTCTGCTCCCTCCTCTGTGGGGACACCGGAGCGAGGTGGGCTCAGGGCAGGCACAACGCCCGGTGCCGTGCCCGGTGCCCAGCCGGTGCCGGCCCTACCTGCCAGGAAGGCCTTGATGCGCCGGATGAAGTCCCGCAGCTGCGCCGTCGCCTTCTCGGCGCGGCTGCGGGCGGCTTGGGACCTCCCCAGTGCCTCCTCTGCTCGGCTGCGGGCACCCTGCgccaggtcctgcacctccTGCATCTGGGGACACATGAGGGGACATGAGTGAGGCACCCGAGGGGGGCTAACAGGCAACAGGACCCATCGAGGGCACAGAGGGCGCACGGGGACACCACCCCTACCTTCTGTGCCACAGCGCTCAGCTGTCCCAgtgcctcctccagctgctgcgaGGCGTTGCGGGCGCTGCTCAGGGCTCGGGCTGACACGGGCAGAGCCCCCGAGCACCCCGCGCCCCCGCAGTGCCGCGTCCCCGCGCTGTCCCGACACAAGGCTCCCCCGCAGGGTGACTCTGCGCAGCTCCGGTCCCCGGGCGCCCCGCAGATCTGCAGGGGTGCAAAACGGGGAGGTGGGGTGGGCAGAGCACGTCGCATGGGGAGAGACCCCCGTCGGGGTGGCCACCTGGCCGAGGGGGGGTCTCCCCCCTGCGTCCTTTTACCCCCCAGTCCCACTCTCACCTTCTCATTGATCCTGGCCACGCTGAGTCCCGACACCCGTTTCTGTGCCTCCCGCAGGGATTTCCGCTGTGCGGCCGTGCTGCGGCGGAAGGCATCGCCCCGCTGCCGCAGCACCCGCTCGGCCGCCCGCCGCGTGGCCCGCGCCCCGCTCAGCTCCCCCGCCGTGCCGTTGGCCACCGCCTCTGCCTGCCGCGAGTCCCGCGCCGCCGCCACGATGCTCTGGTAGGACTCTGCGGGGGGAGGGTGTCCCACGTCCCCTGAGTCCCACCGCGTCCCCTGCATCCTGCTACGGTTCCATGTCACCCATGTCCCTACGTCTCACCGTGTCCCCGTGGGCTCACCACGTCCCCAGGATCTCCTGACTATCCAGAATCTCCTGTGTCCCACCACGTCCCCAGAGTCCCACCATGTCCCTAGGGTTTCTCTATTCCCAGGATCTCCCCGTGTCCCCGGGACCCTCCATACCCCCAGAGTCCCCAGCATCAAAGCATGGCCACCCCCACGTCCCCAAGCCCCTCGTGGGACACTCACCCCCAAACCCAGCTGCCGCCACGGTGCCGAGGACGCCCTGGAGGTGGGAGGTGGTTCGGTTGAGCCCCCCCAGCTCGCggctcagccctgccagccGGTCGCGGTGCCGCAGGtctgcctgctccagctgaTCCAGATgttgctccagctcctgcagccgcttcCAGAAGTCGTCCAGCTCCGTCCTGCGGGGGCACAGAGCTCTCAAACCCCTCAGGGAGACAAAActcccccccagcctgcagcgCGCACTTGCCTGGTGCCATCCAGCTGCCcggccagctcctgcaggaggggGCTGCCGGCGCTGCCCCCCTCGCCCAGCAGCCGCTCCGCGCGCCCCAGGGCCTCCTCCAGGGCCCGCAGGCGGGGGCTGAGCGGGGGTGCAGACCCCCCCTCACGCAGAGCCCGCGCCCGTGCCCCCAGGCGCCGCAGCCTGTCCCGCAGGCTGCCCAGCGCCACGTCCCAGCGCCCGAAGCAGGGGTGGCAGGGCGAGCAGCGGGGGAAGGCAGCCTGGTAGCCCCGCTGGCAGCTGTCGCAGCGCAGCCCCCCGAAGCCCGGCCGGCACCGGCACTGCCCGCTGGCTCGGTCGCACTGCGGGCTCTTGGCGCCCAGCGGCTCGCACTCGCAGGCTGCAGAGATGGGGGCTGTCACAGCACGGCCTCCCCAGgggtccctgtgtccccacagTGCCACCGGGTCCCCTAGGTCACCCATGGCTCCAGGGTCCCACCATGTCCTCAGCATCCCACTGGGGCTCCAGGgtcatccccatccccagggtCCCACCACGTCCCCAGGAGCTCACTGTGTCCCCAGGGTCCCCATATGCCCAGCATCCCCCCATATCCCCATGACCTCCCACGTCCCCAGAATCCTACCACCCACCCAAGTTCCCCCCGTGTCCCAAGGGTGCCCTATGTCCCCAGGATCACCCTGTGTCCCCAAGCCCTCTATCCCCAcgccccctccttccccagcatccCCACATCCCCGGACAGCCCAGAGCCCCCACACCCTGTCCCTGGGCTGTGCTCCCACCTCGGCACTGCTGCTCGGGGTCCCCCCAGTGATTCTCCTGGCACTGGGAGCAGACGCGGCCCCCAAAGCCGGGCCGGCAGTGGCACTGCCCCGTGACCTGCGGCGAAAGTAGGGTGCTCAGCCCCCTGCTCGCCCAGCCCTGGAGGACACAGGACGCATTCTGGGGGTCTCACCACATCGCAGGCGGGGTGAAGGGCGCGGGTGGGGTGGCAGCCACAGGGCTCACAGCCCCCTGCTCGCCCCAGGCTCCAGAAGTGGGGTGCGCAGCGGTCGCAGCTCCTGCCCACCACGTGGGGCCGGCAGGTGCAGGCACCTGTGGCACGGTCACAGTCGCAGGCA
Coding sequences within:
- the LOC118157860 gene encoding laminin subunit beta-4-like; the protein is MRAPAAFLLLLFLAPLVAGPGGAASAAAPDAPQGCARGSCYPATGDLLVGRAPRLSASSTCGLRRPQPYCIVSHLQEEKKCFVCDSRRPYDARSNADSHRIENVVTTFAPRPKKAWWQSENGVEHVSIQLDLEAEFHFTHLIMTFKTFRPAAMLVERSADFGRSWKVYRYFAYDCAAAFPHVPRGPPRRIDDVVCESRYSDIEPSTEGEVIYRVLDPAIPIRDPYSPAIQDLLRVTNLRVNLTKLHTLGDDLLDSRREIREKYYYALYELVLRGNCFCYGHASECAPLSGAPTTADGMVHGRCVCKHHTQGLNCERCEDFYHDLPWRPAEGSSTNACRRCDCNEHSRRCHFDMAVFLATGNSSGAVCDGCQHNTMGRRCHLCKPFYYRHPRSDIRAPTACAPCDCDPAGSLDGGACDAHTDVALGMIAGQCRCKENVAGPRCDRCRHGAYGLSQGDPQGCQPCRCDPRGTVAGSSPCDPISGDCYCKRFVAGRSCSQCVPEFWGLSYDVGGCRPCSCDFGGAYSNRCSMEDGACPCRPHLMGRQCDQVQPGFFCAPLDHYTYEAEQATGHGPGHPQLPGAVRAEVPQDCPQHRPGEPAGRKGRPRPQRSPYRAPQPRAPLRRSRQQPPKPDVEPVLRDGAGRMVTWTGSGFARVRDGAGLTFHVDDVPYPMEYELLLRYEPESAEDWEAVVSVSSRALPTSPRCGNLLPSEQMYRESLPHSQRYVLLSRPFCFEPGTPYEVTVRLQRAGVTQRHPGAFILIDSLVLLPRVSELPGFHGAAADAVQRREELERYRCLEAFRMAPPHTLAEACARLVCSVSALLHDGALPCQCDPQGSRSSVCRALAGQCECKPHVLGRRCDRCAPGSYGFGPLGCSPCACSPEGSVSQLCDAGSGQCRCQPGAVGRQCDQCQPGHWGFPACRPCQCNGHAEDCDPRTGSCLRCRDHTTGRHCE
- the LOC118157858 gene encoding laminin subunit beta-2-like — protein: CQDGYYGDPVLGSGQQCRPCPCPGYPGTRHYHGSACHADEETHHIVCLCAPGYAGPRCDRCSPGYFGAPETEGGACRPCQCNNNIDTSDPGACDPRTGQCRRCLYHTAGPRCAQCQHGYFGNALQRSCRRCSCDPLGTLASYCATGACDCDRATGACTCRPHVVGRSCDRCAPHFWSLGRAGGCEPCGCHPTRALHPACDVVTGQCHCRPGFGGRVCSQCQENHWGDPEQQCRACECEPLGAKSPQCDRASGQCRCRPGFGGLRCDSCQRGYQAAFPRCSPCHPCFGRWDVALGSLRDRLRRLGARARALREGGSAPPLSPRLRALEEALGRAERLLGEGGSAGSPLLQELAGQLDGTRTELDDFWKRLQELEQHLDQLEQADLRHRDRLAGLSRELGGLNRTTSHLQGVLGTVAAAGFGESYQSIVAAARDSRQAEAVANGTAGELSGARATRRAAERVLRQRGDAFRRSTAAQRKSLREAQKRVSGLSVARINEKICGAPGDRSCAESPCGGALCRDSAGTRHCGGAGCSGALPVSARALSSARNASQQLEEALGQLSAVAQKMQEVQDLAQGARSRAEEALGRSQAARSRAEKATAQLRDFIRRIKAFLAEEGADPGSIELVARHVLNISLPSSPGRIQELLQEIQESIGQLDGVDAVLNSTAQGLAAAKELLAQGQDARERAEGVRDELAGTQRVLQMAQAQVTVAGSALQSAKDTIRAAESSAREAERKLQALQGKESRLQRRLRELAQRVAAVQERGQGARRLAQEAKEGAQRATAASGTLSQDLEQVTQRYVLLKGRVSGLAGVSGGALQRVTQLTAEARDLLDKANSSKKKLEELEQHFGANEQAMTAKATQLQALERQVSGLLQEIQERANAYATC